One Vibrio campbellii CAIM 519 = NBRC 15631 = ATCC 25920 genomic window carries:
- the asnB gene encoding asparagine synthase B, with protein sequence MCSVFGILDIKSDAATLRPIALEMSKKLRHRGPDWSGIYSSERAILAHERLAIVGLNSGAQPLYSPDKKLILAVNGEIYNHKEIRARYEGKYEFQTDSDCEVILALYQDMGADLLEELNGIFAFVLYDEDKDEYLVGRDHIGIIPLYQGYDEHGNYYVASEMKALVPVCKTVSEFPPGCHYGSADAEPQRYYIRDWNEYAAVQGNSTSKEELTEALEAAVKRQLMTDVPYGVLLSGGLDSSITSAVAKRFAAMRIEDDEKSEAWWPQLHSFAVGLEGAPDLKAAREVADQIGTVHHEMTYTIQEGLDAIRDVIYHIETYDVTTIRASTPMFLMGRKIKAMGIKMVLSGEGADEIFGGYLYFHKAPNAKEFHEETVRKLLALNMFDCARANKSLAAWGVEGRVPFLDKEFIDVAMRLNPADKMCGNGKMEKHILRECFEHYLPESIAWRQKEQFSDGVGYSWIDTLKEVAEQKVTDQQMETAQFRFPYNTPTTKEGYVYREIFEELFPLPSAAECVPGGPSVACSSAKAIEWDESFQNCVDPSGRAVQTVHNDAY encoded by the coding sequence ATGTGTTCAGTATTTGGCATTTTAGACATTAAGAGCGATGCAGCGACATTGCGCCCTATCGCACTTGAGATGTCGAAAAAGCTTCGTCATCGCGGTCCAGACTGGTCTGGTATTTACTCATCAGAGCGCGCAATCCTAGCGCATGAGCGTCTGGCGATCGTTGGTCTAAATAGTGGTGCCCAGCCACTATACAGCCCTGATAAAAAACTCATCCTTGCGGTAAACGGTGAAATCTACAACCACAAAGAGATTCGTGCTCGCTATGAAGGCAAATACGAATTTCAAACCGATTCAGACTGTGAAGTTATCCTAGCGCTATACCAAGACATGGGCGCTGACCTTCTTGAAGAACTAAATGGTATTTTTGCATTCGTGCTTTACGATGAAGATAAAGATGAATACCTAGTTGGCCGTGACCACATTGGCATCATTCCGCTTTACCAAGGTTACGATGAGCACGGTAACTACTACGTTGCGTCAGAAATGAAAGCACTTGTTCCTGTGTGTAAGACCGTGAGTGAGTTCCCTCCAGGCTGTCACTACGGCAGTGCCGATGCAGAACCTCAACGCTACTACATCCGCGACTGGAACGAGTACGCAGCAGTGCAAGGCAATAGTACAAGCAAAGAAGAATTGACTGAAGCGCTAGAAGCAGCAGTGAAACGCCAACTGATGACTGACGTGCCATACGGTGTGCTTCTTTCTGGTGGTCTGGATTCTTCTATCACTTCAGCAGTTGCAAAACGATTTGCAGCGATGCGTATTGAAGACGATGAGAAATCTGAAGCATGGTGGCCACAGCTGCACTCATTCGCAGTGGGCCTAGAAGGTGCACCAGACTTGAAAGCCGCTCGTGAAGTTGCAGACCAGATTGGTACGGTTCACCACGAGATGACCTACACGATTCAAGAAGGTCTGGACGCGATTCGCGATGTGATTTACCACATTGAAACGTATGACGTAACGACTATCCGCGCTTCAACACCAATGTTCCTAATGGGTCGTAAGATCAAAGCAATGGGCATCAAGATGGTACTGTCTGGTGAAGGTGCAGATGAAATCTTTGGTGGTTACCTGTACTTCCACAAAGCGCCAAACGCAAAAGAGTTCCACGAAGAGACTGTACGTAAGTTGCTTGCTCTGAACATGTTTGACTGTGCACGTGCTAACAAATCACTAGCAGCATGGGGCGTAGAAGGACGTGTACCTTTCCTAGATAAAGAGTTTATTGACGTAGCAATGCGCTTGAACCCAGCAGATAAGATGTGTGGCAACGGTAAGATGGAAAAACACATTCTTCGTGAGTGTTTCGAGCACTACCTACCAGAATCAATCGCATGGCGTCAGAAAGAGCAGTTCTCTGATGGTGTAGGTTACAGCTGGATCGATACTTTGAAAGAAGTGGCAGAACAGAAAGTAACGGATCAGCAAATGGAAACGGCGCAATTCCGCTTCCCTTACAACACACCAACAACCAAAGAAGGTTATGTATACCGCGAAATCTTTGAAGAGTTGTTCCCGCTACCATCTGCAGCAGAATGTGTACCTGGTGGCCCTTCAGTAGCATGTTCTTCAGCGAAAGCGATTGAATGGGATGAGTCGTTCCAAAACTGTGTTGACCCTTCAGGTCGTGCAGTACAGACCGTTCACAACGACGCATATTAA
- a CDS encoding cation:proton antiporter family protein — translation MEIILITTAFLAGFVALKCNLPPLVGFLLAGFGLHAFGYQSNDVIVTLADLGVTLLLFTIGLKLDVKTLLSKEIWGGATAHNILSTLLFALVLVGLKLLGLSSLATMDHSQILLLAFALSFSSTVFAVKTLQEKGEMNATYGTLAIGILVMQDIFAVVFLTASTGKIPEWYAIGLFALPFLRPLFYKLLDKVGHGEMLVLFGIFFALVVGAGLFELVGMKPDLGALILGMLLAGHRKASELSKSLFNMKELFLVCFFLNIGLSASLSFTGVGLALLFILLLPIKGLLYFLTINHFKFRVRTSLLTSLSLFNYSEFGLIVGGLAYKMGWMPSDMLAAIAVAVSISFIISAPLNRLGHQIYQHSGKWLQETAAEKLNQRDQLINPGHAQVLILGMGRIGTGAYDELRARYGKISLGVEVREEAAHKLRSEGRNVISGDATDPDFWERILDTANVKMVLLAMPHHQGNQTALEQLQSRNYKGQIAAIVEYPDQLEGLLETGVDAAFNIYSEAGSGFARHVCDQLQPQFTPMK, via the coding sequence ATGGAAATTATTCTAATTACAACGGCGTTTCTCGCCGGCTTCGTCGCTCTAAAATGTAACCTCCCCCCTTTGGTCGGTTTCCTACTTGCAGGTTTTGGCCTTCATGCGTTTGGCTACCAAAGTAATGACGTCATTGTCACGCTCGCAGACCTTGGTGTGACCTTGCTGCTTTTCACCATTGGTTTAAAGCTGGATGTAAAAACGCTGCTTTCTAAAGAAATTTGGGGCGGTGCTACAGCGCACAATATTCTCTCGACTCTTCTCTTTGCGCTGGTTCTCGTTGGGCTGAAGCTGCTTGGGCTTTCATCCCTTGCCACCATGGATCACAGTCAGATCCTACTGCTCGCTTTCGCTCTCTCTTTCTCTAGTACCGTATTTGCAGTTAAAACGCTGCAAGAGAAAGGTGAGATGAACGCCACCTACGGCACACTAGCCATTGGTATCTTGGTTATGCAGGATATTTTTGCTGTGGTCTTCCTTACCGCTTCCACAGGTAAGATTCCTGAATGGTACGCCATTGGATTATTTGCCTTGCCGTTTCTCCGCCCATTGTTCTACAAGCTGCTAGACAAAGTTGGTCACGGCGAGATGCTGGTGCTGTTTGGTATCTTCTTCGCGCTCGTGGTCGGTGCCGGCTTATTTGAACTGGTCGGCATGAAGCCAGATTTGGGTGCTTTGATATTGGGTATGCTATTGGCTGGGCATCGTAAAGCATCAGAGTTATCAAAATCGCTCTTTAATATGAAAGAGCTATTCTTAGTCTGTTTCTTCCTTAACATCGGTTTATCTGCGTCATTGAGCTTTACGGGTGTTGGCTTAGCACTGCTATTTATTCTGCTGCTGCCAATCAAGGGCTTGCTCTACTTCCTCACCATCAACCACTTTAAGTTCCGAGTACGTACTTCATTGCTGACGTCGCTATCGCTTTTCAACTACAGTGAGTTCGGTCTGATTGTTGGTGGTCTGGCTTACAAGATGGGTTGGATGCCGAGCGACATGTTGGCCGCAATTGCTGTCGCTGTGTCTATCTCGTTTATTATCTCTGCCCCGCTAAACCGATTGGGTCATCAGATTTACCAACATTCAGGTAAATGGCTACAAGAAACCGCAGCAGAGAAACTGAACCAACGAGACCAACTCATCAATCCTGGTCATGCTCAAGTACTGATCCTTGGTATGGGACGAATTGGCACTGGCGCCTACGACGAACTGCGCGCTCGCTATGGCAAGATTTCACTGGGTGTTGAAGTTCGTGAAGAGGCCGCACACAAGCTTCGCTCTGAAGGCCGCAATGTCATCTCTGGCGATGCGACTGACCCAGATTTTTGGGAGCGTATTTTGGACACTGCTAATGTCAAAATGGTGCTTCTTGCAATGCCACATCACCAAGGTAACCAAACCGCACTGGAGCAACTGCAAAGTCGAAACTATAAGGGACAAATTGCAGCGATTGTTGAATACCCAGACCAGCTTGAAGGCTTATTAGAGACAGGGGTCGATGCTGCATTTAACATCTATAGTGAGGCTGGTAGCGGTTTTGCACGTCATGTTTGCGATCAACTTCAACCTCAATTTACACCGATGAAATAA
- the nagC gene encoding DNA-binding transcriptional regulator NagC, whose protein sequence is MNGGQIGNVDLVKQLNSAAVYRLIDQQGPISRIQVADVSQLAPASVTKITRQLLERGLIKEVAQQASTGGRRAISLTTEVKPFHSIAVRLGRDYVQFCLYDLGGTALAQDQHELHYSNQADLIAGLIDLLKDFVNRCQDKIDQLIAIGITLPGLVNPTTGVVEYMPNTDIDNLALGEIIREKFNTACFVGNDVRGMALAEHYFGASQDCQDSILVSVHRGTGAGIIVNGQVFLGFNRNVGEIGHIQIDPLGEQCQCGNFGCLETVAANPAIVQRVKKLIAQGYESSLTQLEHITIDDVCTHAMNGDELAKQSLVRVGNQLGKAIAITINLFNPQKIVIAGDITAAEEIVFPAIQRNVENQSLKTFHNELPIVASHIDKQPTMGAFAMIKRAMLNGVLLQKLLED, encoded by the coding sequence ATGAATGGCGGACAGATTGGTAATGTAGATTTAGTAAAACAGCTTAACAGCGCTGCGGTATACAGGCTGATTGACCAACAAGGTCCAATCTCCCGTATTCAAGTCGCGGATGTTAGTCAGCTCGCCCCAGCGAGTGTTACCAAAATAACCCGCCAACTTTTAGAGCGCGGCTTAATTAAAGAAGTCGCGCAACAAGCTTCTACCGGTGGTCGTCGAGCAATCTCGTTGACCACTGAAGTAAAACCTTTCCACTCTATCGCTGTTCGATTAGGTCGTGACTACGTGCAATTCTGCTTGTACGACTTAGGCGGCACAGCATTGGCACAAGATCAACACGAGCTTCATTACAGCAACCAAGCTGATTTGATTGCTGGATTGATTGATTTACTGAAAGACTTCGTTAATCGTTGCCAAGACAAGATCGACCAACTTATCGCGATCGGTATCACACTGCCTGGTTTGGTGAACCCAACCACAGGTGTTGTTGAGTACATGCCGAATACAGATATCGATAACCTCGCTCTAGGCGAAATCATTCGTGAAAAATTCAATACCGCGTGTTTTGTTGGTAACGACGTGCGTGGTATGGCACTAGCTGAACACTACTTTGGCGCGAGCCAAGACTGCCAAGATTCGATTCTGGTCAGTGTTCACCGCGGTACTGGTGCAGGTATTATCGTGAACGGTCAGGTATTCCTTGGTTTCAACCGCAACGTCGGTGAAATCGGTCACATCCAAATCGACCCACTTGGCGAGCAATGCCAATGCGGTAACTTTGGCTGTCTAGAAACGGTTGCTGCCAACCCGGCCATCGTACAACGAGTGAAAAAGCTGATTGCACAAGGTTACGAATCAAGCCTTACTCAGCTTGAACACATCACCATTGATGACGTTTGTACTCATGCGATGAATGGTGACGAGCTGGCGAAACAAAGCCTAGTTCGCGTAGGTAACCAACTTGGTAAAGCTATCGCAATCACGATTAACTTGTTTAACCCGCAAAAAATCGTCATTGCTGGTGACATTACTGCCGCGGAAGAAATTGTGTTCCCAGCAATCCAGCGCAACGTAGAAAACCAATCTTTAAAGACTTTCCATAACGAACTTCCTATTGTTGCCTCTCACATTGATAAGCAACCAACGATGGGTGCATTTGCGATGATCAAGCGCGCTATGTTGAACGGAGTTTTGTTACAAAAGTTACTAGAAGACTAA
- the nagA gene encoding N-acetylglucosamine-6-phosphate deacetylase — MYALSNCKIYTGSDVLTDHAVIIDNDQIQSVVPVTQLPEGIEVKDLDGANLSPGFIDLQLNGCGGVMLNDEITPETMQIMHEANLKSGCTSFLPTLITSSDEDMRASIAAAREYHNKYQNQSLGLHLEGPYLNVAKKGIHSVDFIRPSDDGMIDLICANADIIAKVTLAPEQNDPEHISRLKAAGIVVSIGHTNATYAEARQGFEAGITFATHLFNAMTPMVGREPGVVGAIYDTPEVYAGIIADGFHVDYANIRIAHKIKGEKLVLVTDATAPAGADIDHFIFVGKKVYYRDGKCVDENGTLGGSALTMIEAVQNTVEHAGIALDEALRMATLYPATAIGVEDRLGRVRKGMVANLTVFDRDFNVKATVVNGQYEQN, encoded by the coding sequence ATGTACGCGCTAAGTAACTGTAAAATCTATACCGGTAGTGATGTTCTTACCGATCATGCTGTCATCATCGACAATGACCAGATTCAATCAGTTGTGCCAGTGACTCAACTACCAGAAGGTATTGAAGTAAAAGATCTGGACGGTGCTAACCTAAGCCCTGGTTTTATCGACCTACAGCTAAACGGCTGTGGCGGTGTGATGCTTAACGACGAAATCACACCAGAAACGATGCAAATCATGCATGAAGCAAACCTTAAATCTGGTTGTACAAGCTTCCTACCTACTCTAATCACATCTTCAGACGAAGACATGCGCGCTTCGATTGCTGCAGCTCGTGAGTACCACAACAAATACCAAAACCAATCGCTAGGTTTGCATCTTGAAGGTCCGTACCTAAACGTAGCGAAAAAAGGTATTCACAGCGTTGACTTCATCCGCCCTTCTGACGACGGTATGATTGACCTGATTTGCGCAAACGCAGACATCATTGCAAAAGTAACGCTAGCTCCAGAACAAAATGACCCTGAGCATATCTCTCGTTTGAAAGCGGCTGGCATCGTGGTTTCTATCGGTCACACCAACGCAACATACGCAGAAGCACGTCAAGGTTTCGAAGCAGGTATCACATTTGCCACTCACCTATTCAATGCGATGACGCCAATGGTTGGCCGTGAACCAGGTGTGGTTGGTGCGATTTACGACACCCCAGAAGTTTATGCAGGTATCATTGCAGACGGTTTCCACGTTGATTACGCAAACATTCGAATTGCTCATAAAATCAAGGGCGAAAAGCTTGTTTTGGTGACGGATGCCACAGCTCCAGCAGGTGCTGACATTGATCACTTTATTTTTGTCGGTAAGAAAGTATATTACCGAGATGGTAAGTGTGTTGATGAAAATGGCACACTAGGCGGCTCAGCTCTGACTATGATCGAAGCAGTTCAGAATACAGTTGAGCACGCAGGCATCGCTTTAGACGAAGCTCTACGAATGGCTACACTGTACCCAGCAACCGCAATCGGTGTTGAGGACCGTCTTGGCCGAGTTCGAAAAGGTATGGTAGCAAACCTTACTGTTTTCGATCGTGACTTCAATGTAAAAGCGACGGTTGTTAACGGACAATACGAGCAAAATTAA
- the nagE gene encoding N-acetylglucosamine-specific PTS transporter subunit IIBC: MLPIATLPIAGLLLRLGQGDVLDIAFMAQAGGAIFGNLPLLFGLGIAIGLSKDGNGAAGLAGAVAYFVLTATATTINADINMSFFGGIFAGIIAGHSYNAFNATRLPEWLAFFSGKRLVPIMAGLFSLVAGAIAGVVWPTIQGGLDSLAHAISTSGAIGQFVYGTLNRALIPVGLHHVLNSYFWFGMGTCQEVLVSGATAAGQALPALQQLCVDPALAKTLVAGQTHTFEFTNSVTPEITATVKEVTDIVKSGDLNRFFGGDKGAGVFMNGFFPVMMFGLPGAALAMYLAAPAKKRSQVGGALFSVAFCSFLTGITEPLEFMFVFLAPALYAIHAVFTGLSLVIANMFGTLYGFTFSAGFIDFLLNWGLATKPLVLLAIGLGFGALYFFTFSFAIRAFNLKSPGREDDDNEAAAAPAGDAAKGDLARQYLKALGGHDNLTSIDACITRLRLTLKDRSVADEAVLKKLGAKGVVKLGENNLQVILGPLAEIVAGEMKAIGAGEDLSDVKLP; the protein is encoded by the coding sequence ATGTTGCCTATCGCGACGCTTCCAATTGCTGGCCTTTTGCTTCGACTTGGTCAAGGTGATGTATTAGACATTGCATTTATGGCGCAAGCTGGTGGAGCGATCTTCGGCAATCTGCCATTGCTATTTGGTCTAGGTATCGCGATTGGTCTCTCTAAAGACGGTAACGGTGCAGCAGGTCTAGCTGGTGCAGTTGCTTACTTTGTTCTAACAGCGACAGCGACAACAATTAACGCTGATATCAATATGTCTTTCTTCGGCGGTATTTTCGCAGGTATTATCGCTGGTCACTCTTACAATGCCTTCAATGCGACCCGTCTCCCTGAGTGGTTGGCATTCTTTTCAGGCAAACGTCTAGTACCGATCATGGCGGGTCTATTCTCGTTAGTAGCTGGTGCAATTGCTGGTGTTGTATGGCCAACAATCCAAGGCGGTCTTGACTCGTTAGCGCACGCAATTTCTACTTCTGGTGCTATCGGTCAATTCGTATACGGTACTCTTAACCGTGCACTTATTCCTGTAGGTCTACACCACGTACTAAACTCATACTTCTGGTTCGGTATGGGCACGTGTCAAGAAGTTCTAGTGTCCGGCGCAACTGCGGCTGGTCAAGCGCTTCCTGCACTACAACAGCTTTGTGTTGACCCAGCTCTAGCTAAGACGCTTGTTGCTGGTCAAACTCACACATTCGAATTTACTAACTCTGTAACTCCAGAGATTACTGCAACAGTAAAAGAAGTAACTGACATTGTTAAATCTGGCGACCTTAACCGTTTCTTCGGTGGTGATAAAGGCGCTGGTGTATTCATGAACGGTTTCTTCCCAGTAATGATGTTTGGTCTACCAGGTGCGGCACTTGCTATGTACCTAGCAGCTCCTGCTAAAAAACGTAGCCAAGTTGGTGGTGCGCTATTCTCAGTTGCATTCTGTTCATTCCTAACAGGTATCACTGAACCTCTAGAGTTCATGTTCGTATTCCTTGCACCTGCTCTATATGCAATCCACGCGGTATTTACAGGCCTATCTCTAGTTATTGCAAATATGTTTGGTACGCTATATGGCTTTACATTCTCAGCTGGTTTTATCGACTTCTTGTTGAACTGGGGTCTAGCGACAAAACCTCTAGTACTTCTAGCAATAGGCCTTGGCTTCGGTGCTCTATACTTCTTCACATTCAGCTTCGCAATCCGCGCTTTCAACCTGAAATCGCCAGGTCGTGAAGACGACGATAACGAGGCTGCAGCTGCTCCAGCTGGTGATGCAGCAAAAGGTGACCTAGCTCGTCAATACCTGAAAGCGCTAGGTGGTCACGATAACCTAACTTCAATCGACGCGTGTATCACTCGTCTACGTCTAACGCTTAAAGACCGCTCTGTTGCTGACGAAGCAGTACTTAAGAAACTAGGCGCGAAAGGTGTGGTTAAGCTTGGCGAAAACAACCTTCAAGTTATCCTTGGTCCTCTTGCAGAAATCGTTGCTGGTGAAATGAAAGCAATCGGTGCAGGTGAAGACCTATCAGATGTAAAACTGCCTTAA
- the glnS gene encoding glutamine--tRNA ligase yields the protein MSEADARPSNFIRQIIDKDLADGKHTSVHTRFPPEPNGYLHIGHAKSICLNFGIAQDYQGQCNLRFDDTNPEKEDIEYVESIKKDVNWLGFEWDGEVCYSSNYFDKLYEYAIELINKGLAYVDELSPEQIREYRGTLTAPGKPSPYRDRPIEENLALFEKMRAGEFEEGKACLRAKIDMGSSFMVMRDPVIYRVRFATHHQTGDKWCIYPMYDFTHCISDALEGITHSICTLEFMDNRRLYDWVLDNITIDCRPHQYEFSRLNLEYTVMSKRKLNQLVTEKLVDGWDDPRMPTVSGLRRRGFTSASIREFCKRIGVTKQENMIEFGSLESCIRDDLNENAPRAMAVLDPVKIVIENFEEGAVETLTVANHPNKPEMGEREVPFTREVWIEREDFREEANKKYKRLVLGKEVRLRGAYVIKAERIEKDAEGNITTIFCTYDAETLGKNPADGRKVKGVIHWVSADKALPAEIRLYDRLFTVPNPAAADDFAATINPESLVILNGFVEPSLAASEAEKGYQFERMGYFCADSKDSSADNLVFNRTVGLRDTWAKIENQ from the coding sequence ATGAGTGAAGCTGATGCTCGTCCATCAAACTTTATTCGCCAGATCATTGATAAAGATCTAGCGGATGGTAAACACACTAGCGTGCATACTCGATTCCCGCCGGAGCCGAATGGCTACCTGCACATCGGTCATGCTAAGTCTATCTGTTTGAACTTCGGTATTGCTCAGGACTACCAGGGCCAATGTAATTTACGTTTCGACGATACAAACCCTGAAAAAGAAGACATCGAATACGTTGAGTCTATCAAGAAAGATGTAAACTGGTTGGGCTTCGAGTGGGATGGTGAAGTATGTTACTCATCAAACTACTTCGACAAGCTTTACGAATATGCAATTGAATTGATTAATAAAGGCTTAGCGTACGTTGATGAGCTAAGTCCTGAGCAGATTCGTGAATACCGCGGTACGTTAACGGCTCCGGGTAAACCAAGCCCATACCGTGATCGCCCAATCGAAGAAAACCTAGCGCTATTTGAAAAAATGCGTGCGGGTGAGTTCGAAGAAGGTAAAGCGTGTCTTCGTGCGAAGATCGACATGGGTTCTTCATTCATGGTTATGCGTGACCCAGTAATCTACCGTGTACGTTTCGCGACTCACCACCAGACTGGTGATAAGTGGTGCATTTACCCAATGTACGACTTCACACACTGTATCTCTGATGCGCTAGAAGGCATTACGCACTCTATCTGTACTCTAGAGTTCATGGATAACCGTCGTCTGTACGACTGGGTTTTAGACAACATCACAATTGATTGTCGTCCACACCAGTACGAATTCAGCCGCCTAAATCTTGAATACACAGTGATGTCTAAGCGTAAGCTAAACCAACTAGTAACTGAGAAATTGGTTGATGGTTGGGATGACCCACGTATGCCAACCGTATCTGGTCTGCGTCGTCGTGGCTTCACATCTGCATCTATTCGTGAGTTCTGTAAGCGTATCGGCGTAACGAAGCAAGAGAACATGATTGAGTTCGGTTCACTAGAATCTTGTATTCGTGATGATCTAAACGAAAATGCACCGCGTGCGATGGCTGTTCTAGATCCTGTTAAGATTGTTATCGAGAACTTCGAAGAAGGCGCGGTAGAGACGCTGACTGTTGCGAACCATCCAAATAAACCTGAGATGGGTGAGCGTGAAGTGCCATTCACTCGTGAAGTTTGGATCGAGCGCGAAGACTTCCGTGAAGAAGCAAACAAGAAATACAAGCGTCTTGTTCTAGGTAAAGAGGTACGTCTACGTGGCGCATACGTGATTAAGGCTGAACGCATCGAGAAAGACGCGGAAGGCAACATCACGACAATCTTCTGTACTTACGATGCTGAGACGCTAGGTAAGAACCCAGCAGATGGCCGTAAAGTGAAAGGCGTAATTCACTGGGTTTCAGCAGACAAAGCTCTGCCTGCAGAAATTCGTCTGTACGATCGTTTGTTCACAGTACCAAACCCAGCGGCTGCAGATGATTTTGCTGCGACAATCAACCCAGAATCACTAGTGATTCTAAACGGTTTTGTTGAGCCAAGCCTAGCAGCATCAGAAGCTGAAAAAGGTTACCAATTTGAGCGTATGGGTTACTTCTGTGCAGATTCGAAAGACTCTTCAGCGGATAACCTAGTATTCAACCGTACGGTTGGTCTACGTGATACTTGGGCGAAAATCGAGAACCAATAA
- a CDS encoding type II secretion system protein, with protein sequence MKKRNSCGFALLELIIAIVILGILAVVAAPRFLNIQDDAYEAKMEAISDQFETAVRFTQSQWLVNGGTPEAQQDLEGYGGGELDVNEFGYPLGTNKGNRNGVIGNPYNIGQGNSGCIAVWQALLGDEYSLSNNHNADDRFDFITRRVQDKDSHQSVCYYTFTKKGYERNPESSTYVIWYDSKTGSVTTSKPTRLE encoded by the coding sequence ATGAAGAAAAGGAATTCTTGTGGCTTTGCCTTACTCGAACTGATTATTGCGATTGTCATTCTCGGTATTCTTGCCGTTGTCGCGGCACCAAGATTCTTAAATATCCAAGATGATGCCTATGAAGCAAAGATGGAAGCAATTTCAGATCAATTCGAAACAGCGGTTCGTTTCACACAAAGCCAATGGTTGGTAAATGGCGGTACACCTGAAGCTCAGCAAGACTTAGAAGGTTACGGTGGTGGAGAGTTGGATGTAAATGAGTTTGGCTACCCTTTAGGAACAAACAAAGGCAACCGAAATGGAGTGATTGGTAACCCCTACAACATAGGGCAAGGGAATTCGGGTTGTATTGCCGTATGGCAAGCCCTACTTGGTGACGAATATTCCCTATCAAATAATCACAACGCTGACGATCGGTTTGACTTTATTACACGTCGGGTCCAAGACAAAGACTCTCATCAATCTGTTTGCTATTACACGTTTACCAAGAAAGGCTACGAACGAAACCCTGAGAGTTCAACCTACGTCATATGGTACGACTCAAAAACCGGTAGCGTCACAACATCCAAACCGACACGATTAGAATAA
- the fcrX gene encoding ferric iron uptake transcriptional regulator FcrX yields MSDNNQALKDAGLKVTLPRLKILEVLQQPDCQHISAEDLYKKLIDLGEEIGLATVYRVLNQFDDAGIVTRHHFEGGKSVFELSTQHHHDHLVCLDCGAVIEFSDDVIEERQKEIAAKYNVTLTNHSLYLYGKCSDGSCKTNPDAHKPAK; encoded by the coding sequence ATGTCAGACAATAATCAGGCGCTGAAGGATGCGGGTCTAAAAGTAACCCTTCCAAGGCTAAAAATTCTAGAAGTACTTCAGCAGCCAGACTGCCAGCACATCAGTGCTGAAGATTTGTACAAAAAGCTAATTGATCTAGGTGAAGAGATCGGACTAGCAACCGTTTATCGTGTACTAAACCAATTCGATGATGCTGGTATTGTTACTCGTCATCATTTCGAAGGCGGTAAATCAGTATTTGAACTGTCAACTCAACATCACCACGACCACCTTGTGTGTCTAGATTGTGGTGCAGTGATTGAGTTTTCAGACGACGTGATCGAAGAACGTCAAAAAGAAATTGCGGCTAAGTACAATGTTACGCTTACTAACCACAGCTTGTACCTATACGGTAAATGTAGCGACGGTTCATGTAAGACAAACCCTGACGCTCACAAGCCAGCAAAATAA
- a CDS encoding DUF4442 domain-containing protein: protein MNKRLAKIYKPGIVKFSLNIWPPFWGAGIKILHISEDFRTVKVRLKLRWWNKNANRTQYGGSIFSLTDPIYSLMLMGILREEYYVWDKEASINFIKPGQSDLFAEFEVTDGMLDDIYQMTRNGEKCFPEFITHVKDKEGNVVSEVQRKLYVRKKPQYREEEIATEIS from the coding sequence ATGAATAAGCGACTTGCTAAGATATATAAACCAGGAATTGTGAAGTTTTCGCTGAATATTTGGCCGCCATTCTGGGGGGCTGGTATTAAAATCTTACATATTTCTGAAGACTTTCGAACGGTGAAAGTTCGTTTGAAACTGCGCTGGTGGAATAAAAACGCCAATCGAACTCAGTATGGAGGAAGTATTTTCTCTCTCACTGACCCAATTTACTCTTTGATGTTGATGGGCATTCTTCGCGAGGAATACTACGTCTGGGATAAAGAGGCGAGTATTAACTTCATTAAGCCCGGGCAGAGTGATTTGTTTGCGGAGTTTGAGGTGACAGATGGCATGCTAGATGACATCTATCAAATGACTCGTAATGGTGAGAAGTGCTTCCCTGAATTCATTACTCACGTAAAAGACAAAGAGGGCAATGTTGTTTCGGAAGTGCAGCGCAAATTGTACGTGAGGAAGAAACCTCAGTACCGAGAAGAAGAAATTGCGACAGAAATCTCTTAG